The Pararhizobium sp. IMCC21322 sequence ATTGCTGCAGGAAGATGCCGTGGCACGGCAATTGGCTCAGCCGTCGGATGTCAGTTGGCTCGAAATTCTGCCGACCGACTGGCGGGCGGTCAGCCTTGGCATGGTTGGTGTCGCGCTCGGCGTAAGCGCATTTCCCCCACTTCTGGCGCGCGCTCAAACCACACGAACCGCCAAGGAAAGCGATTCCAGCATCGGCTGGGCTCTGGTGTTTCTTCTGGCACTTGTCTGCACCTTGCCGGTCTATGCAATCTTTCTGAAGTACCAGATCACGCAATCAATCACCGGCATGTCAGTCATCGCTCTGGGGCGTGAAGCGCCTTTTCTGTTTTCCGCGACATCAGGTGTGTCCCTGTGCGGCACCGCAGTGTCAAACTTGCAGGACTTCATTACGGCCTGTGGTGATGGCCACAGATTGACCGCGTCGGATTTGCAGATTTCGCCAATCGCATTCATGACGGCTCTGCCGGACATCATTGCCGGCCTCGGGCGGCCTGTTCCGCAAACTATGGCTGCAATGCTGGCTTGCGGAGCGCTGGCAGCCTTGGTGGCGGTTGTGTCTGCCTGTCAGATTTCCCTGTCGCATCATGTGGCACTTGATCTTTATGCCAAGTTTCTGGGCACCAGCGCTCCTATGAGCCGCATTGTTTTTCTGGTGCGTTTGTCAGTGCTGTTGGTGGCCTTTGGCATTTATTGGCTTTTCACCTGGCCACCGCTTGGGCCGTTTTTACAGCAACCGGAAACACTGATACTGGCTGGACTTGCTCTGGCAGCTGGCGGCCTGTTCCCGTCCTTTTTACTTGGAATCTGGGTTGGTCGAGCCGGGCAGATAGCGGCTCTGGGAGCCATGATTGTGGGAACAGCCATCACCATTGCAATGTTGGGTGTTTTGATAGGGCTTGATCAATTTGACAGGGTCGCTGCAGAACTGCTGCCGCTTATTGGTGAAACCTATCCTATTGCGGCAGCGGGCCTGCCGGGCGCGATTATCGGTCTGGTGACAGGTCTCGTGCTTTCGGTTGTGGCACCGACCAGGAAGCCGGATATCATCAGTGCCAGACTAAGTGGCCAATCCGAGATCTGATTTTCGGGCCGAACGCAAATCCGGTCAAACGTTGCCGTATAAACAAGAAAAGCCCTAGTTTGCTAGAGCTGTGCGCAGTCGGGTTAGGCCGCGCAAGACAAACCACAATGCGGTCACAACATTTCCAAGAACGAAGATCGGCAGCAGCCAGATAAGCGCCACCTTCTTGTCGGGTTCAGCGTAGAAAATCACCACTGCGGACAGCAGAAAGCCCAGATACAAATCCACCATGGAAACAATGCCCCATGGCTTGCCAAGAAGAAATTCTCCTGCAGCGCCAAAATCACCAGCGGCAATGGCCCAAAAAATGAGGCCTGTCAGAAGCAGACCAAGGCCACTGATCAAAACTTTCATACATGCATCATGGCGCTATTGGGCCATGTCCTTTTTCATATCCTGCACCATTCCAAAAAATCGGCGCATAAACTTCTCACTGGTATCTAGAGCGTCTTCAAGTTCGGTCAAATCCGGCCTGTCGAGCTTCTCGGCTTCCAATTGTGCCACACGGTCTTCAAGATCCGCAACGCGGCCAGCCAGCGAGGCATCAGCTCCGGATGATTGAACTTCAATGGCTGTGCATTGCCAGACGCTGTTGTCCTGCTCGCAGCGCGCAATAGCGCCATTTTCCAGGTCTACGCGCAAATAGGCTTTTCCACCGTTCTCATTCAGCTCGATCATCTGAAACCGTTCTGCCTGCGCTGCAGCCGCGCTGAGTGCGAAAATGGTAACAACAGTCGCCGCCACTAACCGGCCGACCGGCCGTTTTATGAAGCTTTTCATGATGGTCTCCTTCAAATATGGGCTTTTTGCTGCTCACTATCAGCCGTGAAGATGGCAAGGTCGTGATTGACAGGCAGCGTTGTATTTTGGTTCAACAAATATGGGCGTTGGGGTCCAATCAATGTGGACCATATTTCGGGCAAAGCATTTTTCATGAATGACAGATTTATCTTTAAATTATTGACGCAGGATCAATGGCAGTCCTTTCAGGCGGAAATGACATTCAAAGGTGCGCCGGTTGATCTTGCAGATGGGTATATTCATTTTTCTAGCCGCAAGCAGGTGGCGGAGACAGCACAAAAATATTTTGCCGACGAGCCGGGAGTTGTCTTGGCCGAAATTGCGGTTGATACCCTGCCACAGTCGCTGAAATGGGAACCGGCGCGCAAGGGCGCGCTCTTCCCGCATCTTTATGCAGATCTGCCATTGGCAAGTGTGGGCCGACACTGTGTTCTGACCCGCAGTGAAGATAGCCGTTTTCAGTTTCCAGTCTGGGCACAGGCTAACGCATGAGCGCTTTTCTGCAAATTATTGCGCAACGGGGGCTCAAATTGCTGGGTCCGGAATTGGCGCATGATGTCAGCATCAAGGCGCTCCGCTCCGGGTTGTTTCCCAAAAGCGCCGTCAAGGATGATCCGCGGCTTGCCGTTCAAATTCTTGGGCAGCGTTTCCCCAACCCGATCGGCATGGCGGCAGGTTTTGACAAAAATGCACTGGTGTATAATCCGTTGCTGCAAATGGGATTTGGCTTTGCAGAAGCGGGAACAGTAACGCCGCTGGCGCAGTCCGGCAATGCAAGTCCCCGCGCGTTTCGCCTGCGCGATCATGAAGCCATTATCAACCGCTACGGCTTCAACAATGAGGGCATGGAGGCTTTTGAACAAAGGTTACAGGAAACGCCCCCCGCCGGTATTTTGGGCATCAATGTTGGTGCCAACAAGAACACTGAAGACAAGGCTGCCGATTATGCAGCCTGTATTCGCAAGCTTGCGCCCTTGGCCTCATACATCACTGTCAATATCTCATCTCCCAACACGCCCGGCTTGCGCGCATTGCAGGTTGGCGATGCATTGGATGATCTGCTGGCGCGGGTGGTCGAGGCACGCGATGAGGCCGTGCGCGGCAATCTGCCAAAGCCATTATTGTTGAAGATTGCGCCGGATGTCAGCGAACATCAATTGGACGCCATTGTGCATTCTGTCGCCAGGCATCGGTTGGAAGGCATGATTGTGTCGAACACAACGCTGGACCGCAGCAAGGTCAAGGATGCCCGCCACGCCAAACAGGCAGGCGGCCTTTCAGGGGCACCTTTGTTTGACCGCGCCACCATTTTGCTGGCCAAAACGCGTGAGCGTGTGGGGCCGCTGCTGCCCATTATTGGCGTTGGCGGCATTTCCACGGGTGCGCAGGGCTTGCAGAAGCTGGAGGCCGGGGCCAACCTCATTCAGCTTTATACCGGAATGGTGTATCACGGCCTGCCGCTGCTACAGGATATCAAGGCGCACATGGTGGCTGAACTGGATAAGCAGAATGTGTCGCGTGTCTCGGTACTGACCGGCAGCAACATGCGCGAATGGGCCGCCAAATCCTTTTAGTCGTGACTGAGTGACGGTCGCCTGGTGAATATCAGACAAAGCTTTCGTTGATCCGTTTTTTGCAAATGAACCAAAGCGAAAATCCGCGCGCTGCGAGGAAGATCCAAAGCGCAATCCAAAGGCCCGTATTGCCATAAAGTGGCATCAAGACCCACCAGGATGCCAGAAACAGTGCAAGCGACAGCAACATCATATTGCGCACATCGCGTGACCATGTTGCCCCGATAAAGACCCCATCCATGATGAAAGCCAGCACACCCAAAACGGGCGTCAGTGCAGCAAAAGGCAGATACGTGCGAGCCAGTTCCCGAACAGTGGGTTCGGTGGTCATAAGGTCAACCAGATGGCCGCCCCAAAAGAGAAAAATCAGAGACAGGCCAACCGCCAGTACGATTCCCCAAAGTGTGGTCAGACGGACTGATTGTTCAAATCCCTTACGATAATTCGCGCCCATTGCTCTGCCGCCCAATTGTTCCGCCGCGACGGCCAGACCATCCAGAAAATAGCC is a genomic window containing:
- a CDS encoding quinone-dependent dihydroorotate dehydrogenase; amino-acid sequence: MSAFLQIIAQRGLKLLGPELAHDVSIKALRSGLFPKSAVKDDPRLAVQILGQRFPNPIGMAAGFDKNALVYNPLLQMGFGFAEAGTVTPLAQSGNASPRAFRLRDHEAIINRYGFNNEGMEAFEQRLQETPPAGILGINVGANKNTEDKAADYAACIRKLAPLASYITVNISSPNTPGLRALQVGDALDDLLARVVEARDEAVRGNLPKPLLLKIAPDVSEHQLDAIVHSVARHRLEGMIVSNTTLDRSKVKDARHAKQAGGLSGAPLFDRATILLAKTRERVGPLLPIIGVGGISTGAQGLQKLEAGANLIQLYTGMVYHGLPLLQDIKAHMVAELDKQNVSRVSVLTGSNMREWAAKSF
- a CDS encoding DUF952 domain-containing protein, producing MNDRFIFKLLTQDQWQSFQAEMTFKGAPVDLADGYIHFSSRKQVAETAQKYFADEPGVVLAEIAVDTLPQSLKWEPARKGALFPHLYADLPLASVGRHCVLTRSEDSRFQFPVWAQANA